CCAAAGGACTGTTGTGCTGACTATAGTAGCCACCCGTGGCGATCGGCCAGGCACCGGCAGTATTCACTGCTTTGTCCAAGTCTGCATCTGCCCAGGCAACGCTGGAAACACTTGCAAACAAGCCTCCCAACAACGCGCCTAGCAAGACGCGAGATGATGATTTTTTCATAAGATCTCCTAATCTCTGAAGAATTAAGTTTTACGTGGTGTCGCAGACATCCCCCCGAATGCCAAACTTCACGACCGAATTGTTAATAATTTGTAACATTGGTCATAGATGAAAGATTCCCTATCATCCATTCAAGAATTCATCTGCTTAAACTGGTCAACAACGGGAATCTTTCACGGGGTCATGCATGGCGATGTGTTCTATAGTGCGCAAGGTTGCACATAGCGGGAGCGCAATCCCTTCTGCTATGCAGCATTCAAAACGTTCGGTCATTTAGTCATGCATTCTTATCAACGATCTATGCCAGTCATTACTGCCCTACACAAACTGGGAAAACTCAGCCGAGCCAGTCAAGACACGCTCATTGTGGTGACGGGCGTGCTGATGACGTTTATTGCAGCGTCGGCATTTGATCTGGCCGAGCGGGTTAATGCATGGTTACTGACGTATGAATATGCGCAACTGGATGAGGTCCCGCTGACATTATTTGTGCTGGTATTGCTCAGCGTGTGGTTCAGCCAGCGTCGCATGCGGGAGATTCATGCGGAAATTTTGCACCGCAAGCGCACCGAAGCCGAGTTGAGCAACAGTCAGCAACTCTACAAAACGCTATTTGATGGCGATCTCACGGGCAATGTGGTGCTTGATATGGATGGGAATATTGGCATGCATAACCGCGCTTTTGATCGCATTTGTCGGCCACTCAGCCACGACAGAAATGCCTGCGGCCTGTTTGCCTTCGACTGGGCAGACTTTGTGATGCAATTGCAAGCGCAGCATGAAATCAACTTTAACAAACTGCAAATCCGCCGGCCAGATGGCCTGCCTTGTTATGTCGGCGCCCGCTTTGTGTATGTGCCGTCAGCGGCGCGTAAACCAGCGCAAATTCATGGTTATCTGATCGACATGACGGAGCAATGTCTGGTCGAACTGGATTTAGAGCGCACACTCAATGAAAACCGCGTATTGGCACGCCATGCCATGCAGATGCAAGAGCAAGAACGTAAATACATTGCGAGTGAAATCCATGATGAAACCGGGCAATATTTGACGGCCATTCGCATGGATGCGCTCACTTTACAAAAAAGTGACCCCGATCAAGCCCATGTCATTGCGGTGAGAATTGCCTCCAACACCCAGCATGTGCAGCAGTCTATCCGCGCCCTGATTAAGCACTTGAGACCACCCGCGTTAGATACGCTCGGCTTAATTGGGGCGGTTGAACGGCTCATCAATGATTGGAAAAAATTAAATCCGCTGGTCGAATGCCATCTCGCTTTAGACAC
This Methylophilus medardicus DNA region includes the following protein-coding sequences:
- a CDS encoding histidine kinase gives rise to the protein MPVITALHKLGKLSRASQDTLIVVTGVLMTFIAASAFDLAERVNAWLLTYEYAQLDEVPLTLFVLVLLSVWFSQRRMREIHAEILHRKRTEAELSNSQQLYKTLFDGDLTGNVVLDMDGNIGMHNRAFDRICRPLSHDRNACGLFAFDWADFVMQLQAQHEINFNKLQIRRPDGLPCYVGARFVYVPSAARKPAQIHGYLIDMTEQCLVELDLERTLNENRVLARHAMQMQEQERKYIASEIHDETGQYLTAIRMDALTLQKSDPDQAHVIAVRIASNTQHVQQSIRALIKHLRPPALDTLGLIGAVERLINDWKKLNPLVECHLALDTGEQALHEDTNIVAFRVVQEALTNIARHADASEVWVTIQIIKRQDKSLLQIEIRDNGKGMDTTQASEGVGLVGMRERIESLQGSFKLMSGLQAGTLITGQLPLNTSKATPKAASLLSDPGVNDYATS